One part of the Microbacterium saperdae genome encodes these proteins:
- a CDS encoding helix-turn-helix transcriptional regulator: protein MLETSARLLELLSLLQLTRDWTSSALAERLGVSTRTVRSDIGKLRSLGYPVDARPGVAGGYQLVAGTAMPPLLLDDDEAVAVAVGLGSVATSRLGVEETSLTALAKLEQVLPSRLRRRVDAVRGATSVVVGTEPSLDLAALGQVAFAIRGHERLRFGYTKPGGREEARHTEPQRLVSWGPLWYLLAWDLERDDWRVFRVDRMSAPAQTGARFRPRVIPEGSVVDYVVGRVIRASWKYRARMLVHAPAAVLAAKIVIPVDIEEVDEVTCRVELGADDPHRLALWVSQLDIDIEVIDGEELSVAFDRLAARFGRAAGGAPTP from the coding sequence ATGTTGGAGACATCGGCTCGCCTGCTGGAACTGCTCTCCCTGTTGCAGCTCACGCGCGACTGGACGAGTTCCGCGCTCGCCGAGCGTCTCGGTGTCAGCACGCGGACCGTCCGCAGCGACATCGGCAAGCTGCGGTCCCTCGGCTACCCCGTGGACGCGCGCCCCGGAGTCGCGGGCGGGTATCAGCTGGTCGCGGGCACGGCGATGCCGCCGCTGCTGCTCGACGACGACGAGGCCGTCGCCGTCGCGGTCGGACTGGGATCCGTGGCCACGTCGCGTCTCGGTGTGGAGGAGACGTCGCTCACCGCGCTCGCGAAGCTCGAGCAGGTGCTGCCTTCGCGTCTGCGACGGCGCGTCGACGCGGTCCGTGGTGCGACGAGCGTCGTGGTCGGCACGGAGCCCTCGCTCGACCTCGCCGCGCTCGGCCAGGTCGCCTTCGCGATCCGCGGTCATGAACGTCTGCGGTTCGGATACACGAAGCCCGGGGGCAGGGAAGAGGCGCGGCACACCGAGCCGCAGCGGCTCGTGAGCTGGGGACCGCTGTGGTATCTGCTGGCGTGGGATCTCGAGCGCGACGACTGGCGGGTCTTCCGCGTCGATCGCATGAGCGCGCCGGCGCAGACGGGCGCGCGGTTCCGCCCTCGCGTGATCCCGGAAGGGAGCGTCGTGGACTACGTGGTCGGTCGCGTGATCCGCGCGAGCTGGAAGTATCGCGCCCGGATGCTCGTACATGCGCCCGCCGCCGTGCTCGCGGCGAAGATCGTCATCCCCGTCGACATCGAGGAGGTCGATGAGGTGACCTGTCGGGTCGAGCTGGGAGCCGACGATCCACACCGTCTCGCCCTGTGGGTCTCGCAGCTCGACATCGACATCGAGGTGATCGACGGCGAGGAGCTCTCCGTCGCGTTCGACCGCCTGGCGGCGCGATTCGGTCGTGCCGCGGGTGGCGCCCCCACACCGTGA
- a CDS encoding epoxide hydrolase family protein produces the protein MTENTALIPFRIDIAQADIDDLHDRLARNRWPHPVPGRDDRTDFRRGIPLTYLQELADRWGDGFDWRAQEAKLNEHEQFTTVVDGQTFHLVHARSTNPDAVPLLLSHGWPGSFVEYQRLLPLLAEDFHVIIPSPPGFGFSTPLSGSGWELARTTDAYAEIMTRLGYARFAAHGTDMGAGIVGRLAAVHSERVIGTHVGGDRTWLGLVGTKFPSPADLSPAEIAQLEEAHAESAAERGYLEMHNHRPDTIGPALTDSPVGLLAWIAEKFKRRIDGGHRSPDVDVDQLLTSISVYWFTRSGASSVQFYYEAEHAELDFVMGIGVPSGWAVFDAHPLVRRTMDPFGAIGHWNEFAVGGHFPGMEEPALLAGDIRAFVRGIS, from the coding sequence ATGACCGAGAACACCGCACTCATCCCCTTCCGCATCGACATCGCTCAGGCGGACATCGACGACCTGCACGATCGGCTGGCACGCAACCGCTGGCCTCACCCCGTTCCGGGCCGCGACGACCGCACGGACTTCCGCCGTGGCATCCCCCTGACGTATCTGCAGGAGCTCGCCGACCGCTGGGGCGACGGGTTCGACTGGCGTGCGCAGGAGGCGAAGCTCAACGAGCACGAGCAGTTCACCACCGTCGTGGACGGACAGACCTTCCACCTGGTGCATGCCCGCTCGACGAACCCGGATGCCGTCCCCCTGCTGCTGAGCCACGGCTGGCCCGGATCCTTCGTGGAGTACCAGCGGCTTCTCCCGCTGCTGGCCGAAGACTTCCACGTCATCATCCCTTCACCGCCGGGCTTCGGGTTCTCCACGCCGCTCTCGGGATCGGGATGGGAGCTGGCGCGCACGACGGACGCCTACGCCGAGATCATGACGCGGCTCGGCTATGCCAGGTTCGCGGCCCACGGCACTGACATGGGCGCGGGCATCGTCGGACGCCTCGCCGCCGTGCACTCCGAGCGCGTGATCGGCACGCACGTGGGCGGCGATCGCACCTGGCTCGGCCTGGTCGGCACCAAGTTCCCCTCCCCTGCCGACCTGTCCCCCGCAGAGATCGCGCAGCTGGAGGAAGCGCATGCGGAGAGTGCGGCGGAGCGCGGGTACCTCGAGATGCACAACCACCGCCCCGACACGATCGGCCCGGCGCTCACCGACTCCCCGGTCGGGCTGTTGGCGTGGATCGCCGAGAAGTTCAAGCGCAGGATCGATGGTGGCCACCGGTCGCCGGATGTCGACGTCGATCAGCTCCTCACGAGCATCAGCGTGTACTGGTTCACCCGCAGCGGCGCATCGAGCGTGCAGTTCTACTACGAGGCGGAACACGCAGAGCTCGACTTCGTGATGGGCATCGGGGTGCCGTCCGGGTGGGCCGTGTTCGACGCGCATCCGCTCGTCCGACGCACGATGGACCCGTTCGGTGCGATCGGACACTGGAACGAATTCGCCGTCGGCGGGCACTTCCCCGGGATGGAGGAGCCGGCGCTGCTCGCGGGGGACATCCGGGCGTTCGTGCGTGGGATCAGCTGA
- a CDS encoding histidine ammonia-lyase: MGVVFPTGSFSIKTADGDIVILRICDLCGAAVVEADGTDLAFHKRWHRMTGSGNWIDPETRRHHGPSSPFTPNGSV, encoded by the coding sequence ATGGGCGTCGTATTTCCGACGGGGTCGTTCTCGATCAAGACCGCAGACGGTGACATCGTCATCCTGCGCATCTGCGATCTGTGCGGTGCGGCTGTGGTCGAAGCAGACGGCACCGATCTCGCGTTCCACAAGCGCTGGCACCGGATGACCGGTTCGGGCAACTGGATCGACCCCGAGACCCGCCGTCACCACGGTCCCTCGAGCCCGTTCACTCCGAACGGATCGGTCTGA
- a CDS encoding class I SAM-dependent DNA methyltransferase, with product MESIPVSSLPPGASAPRQAVSDGRVRASYSARAAEYAALLGAIEQMDQVDRERIGRWAAAIDGRILDAGCGPGQWTAFLADRGHDIEGIDLVPEFIDHASSRFPHVPFRVASLADTGVAPGAFSGVLAWYSVIHADPHELPSLLAAARRVVRDGGGLLLGFFDGVDGEPFSHAVTTAHYWSISGMTALLDDAGFAVVDSDARVQEGRRPHASISATAV from the coding sequence GTGGAATCCATCCCCGTGTCGTCTCTCCCCCCAGGAGCCTCCGCGCCTCGGCAGGCGGTGAGCGACGGGCGCGTGCGAGCGAGCTACTCCGCACGCGCGGCGGAGTACGCGGCCCTCCTCGGCGCCATCGAGCAGATGGATCAGGTCGACCGGGAACGCATCGGGCGGTGGGCGGCGGCCATCGACGGCCGCATTCTCGACGCGGGCTGCGGCCCGGGGCAGTGGACCGCATTCCTCGCCGATCGCGGACACGACATCGAAGGCATCGATCTCGTGCCGGAGTTCATCGACCATGCCTCCTCGCGGTTTCCGCACGTCCCGTTTCGGGTCGCGTCGCTCGCCGACACCGGTGTCGCGCCGGGCGCATTCAGTGGGGTACTCGCCTGGTACTCGGTGATCCACGCCGATCCGCACGAGCTTCCGTCGCTCCTCGCAGCCGCCCGCCGCGTGGTGCGAGACGGCGGCGGCCTCCTCCTCGGCTTCTTCGACGGGGTGGATGGCGAACCGTTCTCGCATGCCGTGACCACCGCGCACTACTGGTCGATATCGGGGATGACAGCACTGCTCGACGACGCGGGATTCGCCGTCGTCGACAGCGATGCGCGGGTGCAGGAGGGCCGCCGCCCGCACGCGTCGATCAGCGCGACCGCGGTCTGA